CAGCTCCGCTCCCATGTCGGAACAGCTCCCCTGTGGCTGCCGGGGGTCAGCGCGGTCGTCGTCGACGACGACGGGCGGGTACTGCTGACCCGCCGCGCCGACAACGGCATGTGGGCGGTGGTGTCGGGGATCCTCGAACCCGGTGAGGAGCCGGCCGTCGCGGCGGTGCGCGAGGTCGGTGAGGAGACCGGCATCGACGCCGAGGTGGTGCGGCTGACGAGCGTCGACGTCACGGCGCCGATCACCTATCCCAACGGGGACGTCGCACGGTATCTCGACGTGTGTTTCCTGCTGCGCGCCGTCGGTGGCCGGGCGCGGGTGGCCGACGACGAGAACCTCGAGGTCGCCTGGTTCGCCCCCGGCGCACTGCCCGAGCCGCTCACCGACACCTCGCGGCTGCGGCTGGAGAAGGCGCTCGAGGGCCGCGCCGAGGCGTGGTTCCGGCGCGACTGACCCCACGACGGGTCCGGCCGGACGGCGCCGTCGAGAACGGTCGCCGCCCGGCCGGACGGTACGTGCGGGTGGACCCGGATCAGAAGTCCCAGTCCTCGTCTTCCGTGATGACGGCCTTGCCGATCACGTAGGAGCTGCCCGACCCCGAGAAGAAGTCGTGGTTCTCGTCGGCGTTCGGCGACAGCGCCGACAGGATCGCCGGGTTGACGTCGGTCTCGTCCTTCGGGAACAGCGCCTCGTAGCCGAGGTTCATCAGCGCCTTGTTGGCGTTGTACCGGAGGAACTTCTTGACGTCCTCGGTGAGACCGGCCTGGTCGTAGAGATCGGCCGTGTAGTGGGTCTCGTTGTCGTACAGCTCGTACAGCAGCTCGAAGACCCAGTCCTTGAGCTCGTCGCGCTCGGTCTGCGTGATCTGCTCGAGGCCGCGCTGGAACTTGTAGCCGATGTAGTAGCCGTGCACGGCCTCGTCACGGATGATGAGGCGGATGACGTCGGCGGTGTTGGTGAGCTTCGCACGCGACGACCAGTACATCGGCAGGTAGAAGCCCGAGTAGAAGAGGAACGACTCGAGCAGCGTCGAGGCGGCCTTGCGCTTGAGCGGGTCGTCGCCCTTGTAGTAGTCGAGGACGATCTGCGCCTTGCGCTGCAGGTGCTCGTTCTCCTCCGACCAGCGGAAGGCGTCGTCGATCTGCCGGCTCGAGCACAGCGTCGAGAAGATCTGCGAGTAGCTCTTCGCGTGCACGGACTCCATGAACGCGATGTTGGTCAGCACGGCTTCCTCATGCGGGGTGACCGCATCGGGGATGAGCGAGACCGCACCGACGGTGCCCTGGATGGTGTCGAGGAGCGTCAGGCCGGTGAAGACCCGCATCGTGAGCTCCTGCTCGTACTCGGTGAGGGTGCCCCACGACTGGATGTCGTTGGACACCGGAACCTTCTCCGGGAGCCAGAAGTTGCCGGTGAGGCGATCCCACACCTCGGCGTCCTTCTCGTCCGGAACGCGGTTCCAGTTGATCGCGGACACGCGATCGATGAGTTTGACGCGTACGCCGTCCGCGGGTGAATGGGCTGCTGCGGTCATCGGTTACCTACCTGAATCGTGTACTGGTGCAAGGACTGTCGTGGAGCGAGGTCACAGCATGCAGGAGACGCAGTTCTCCACCTCGGTGCCCTCGAGCGCCATCTGACGCAGGCGGATGTAGTACAGCGTCTTGATTCCCTTGCGCCACGCGTAGATCTGCGCCTTGTTCACGTCGCGGGTGGTCGCCGTGTCCTTGAAGAACAGGGTGAGCGACAGTCCCTGGTCGACGTGCTGGGTGGCCGCCGCGTAGGTGTCGATGATCTTCTCGTAACCGATCTCGTACGCGTCCTGGAAGTACTCCAGGTTGTCGTTCGTCATGTAGGGCGCCGGGTAGTAGACCCGGCCGATCTTGCCCTCCTTGCGGATCTCGATCTTCGAGGCGACCGGGTGGATCGAGCTCGTGGAGTGGTTGATGTACGAGATCGAGCCGGTGGGCGGAACGGCCTGCAGGTTCTGGTTGTAGATGCCGTGCTTCTGCACGGATGCCTTCAGCTCCCGCCAGTCGTCCTGGGTCGGGATGTGGACGTTCGACTTCGCGAACAGTTCACGGACCCGCTCGGTGGCCGGCTCCCACACCTGATCGGTGTACTTGTCGAAGAATTCGCCCGAGGCGTACTTCGACTCCGGGAAGCCCTTGAAGTACGTGCCGCGCTCGATGGCGATCTTGTTCGACGCCTTCAGCGCATGGAACAGCACCGTGTAGAAGTAGATGTTCGTGAAGTCGATGCCTTCCTCGGACCCGTAGAAGATGCGCTCACGGGCGAGGAAACCGTGCAGGTTCATCTGGCCGAGGCCGATGGCGTGGGACTCGTTGTTGCCCCGCTCGATCGACGGCACGGACGTGATGCTCGTCTGGTCGGACACCGCCGTCAGACCGCGGATGGCGGTCTCGATGGTCTGCGCGAAGTCCGGCGAGTCCATCGTCTTCGCGATGTTCAGCGAGCCGAGATTGCACGAGATGTCCTTGCCGATGTGCTTGTAGGACAGGTCGTCGTTGAACTCCGAGGCCGTCGAGACCTGCAGGATCTCCGAGCACAGGTTCGAGTGCGTGATCTTGCCGGCGATCGGGTTGGACCGGTTCACCGTGTCCTCGAACATGATGTACGGGTAGCCCGACTCGAACTGCAGCTCGGCGACGGTCTGGAAGAACTCGCGGGCCTTGATCTTCGACTTGCGGATGCGCTTGTCGTCGACCATCTCGTAGTACTTCTCGGTCACGTCGATATCGGCGAACGGCTTGCCGTAGACGCGTTCGACGTCGTACGGCGAGAACAGGTACATGTCCTCGTTCTTCTTCGCCAGCTCGAAGGTGATGTCGGGGATGACGATGCCCAGCGAGAGGGTCTTGATGCGGATCTTCTCGTCGGCGTTCTCGCGCTTGGTGTCGAGGAAGCGGTAGATGTCGGGGTGGTGGGCGTGCAGGTACACGGCACCGGCACCCTGACGTGCGCCGAGCTGGTTGGCGTAGGAGAAGGAGTCCTCGAGCAGCTTCATGATCGGGATGACGCCGGAGGACTGGTTCTCGATCTTCTTGATCGGGGCGCCGTGCTCACGAATGTTGCTGAGCAGCAAGGCGACACCGCCGCCGCGCTTGGACAGCTGCAGCGCGGAGTTGATGGCGCGGCCGATCGACTCCATGTTGTCCTCGATGCGCAGCAGGAAGCAGGAGACGGGTTCGCCGCGCTGCTTCTTGCCGGAGTTGAGGAAGGTGGGGGTGGCCGGCTGGAAGCGGCCGGAGATGATCTCGTCGACGAGCTGACGCGCGAGGGTCTCGTCGCCGTCGGCGAGGGTCAGCGCGACCATGCACACGCGGTCCTCGAAACGTTCGAGATAGCGCTTCCCGTCGAAGGTCTTGAGCGTGTAGGAGGTGTAGTACTTGAACGCGCCGAGGAAGGTCGGGAACCGGAACTTCTTCGCGTACGCCTGCTGGAACAGCGACTTGACGAACGCGCGCGAGTACTTGTCGAGAACCTCGGGCTCGTAGTAGTTCTCCTCGACGAGGTAGTCGAGCTTCTCGTCGAGGTCGTGGAAGAACACCGTGTTCTGGTTGACGTGCTGCAGGAAGTACTGGCGGGCGGCGGCCACGTCCTTGTCGAACTGGATCTCGCCGTTGGGGCCGTACAGGTTCAGCATCGCGTTGAGCGCGTGGTAGTCGAGGCCTTCGAGCTTCTCGTCGAGTTTGGTGCTCGTGGCAGGAGCGGGATCGGTGATGGTCACAGTGCTGTCCCCACTTGTCGGAGTTCGGAAACGGCCGCGCGGTCACGGTCGGCGACTCGCGTCGGATACGGATACGGATGTGTCTCAGGCGTTTTGGAGGGCCGATTCCCAGAACCGGGCGAGACCCTCGCGGACCCGCTCGACGTCGTCGGCGGTCCCCATCAACTCGAACCGGTAGAGATACGGCACCTTGCACTTCCGCGAGACGATGTCGCCGGCGAAACAGTACGACTCGCCGAAGTTCGTGTTGCCCGCCGCGATGACGCCGCGGATCAGGCTCCGGTTGTGCTCGTTGTTGAGGAACCGGATGACCTGCTTGGGCACGTAACGGGTGTCGCGGCCGGTGACGGTGGTCCCGCCGCCGTAGGTCGGCACGATGAGCACGTACGGTGCGTGCACCTCGAAGCTGCCCTCACGGTCGTGCAGCGGGATCCGGACGGCCGGGATCCCCAGCTTCTGCACGAACCGATGGGTGTTCTCCGAGGTGCTCGAGAAGTACACCAGCGACGGCGCCGGAGTGAGCCCCTGCGAGGTCATCGGTAGTCACCAACTCTTCGTTCGATTCGGGAGACCGGACCGGCGGGCAGGATCCGCCCACACCGGAGACGACGACGAACGGGCCACCGGCCGGTGGCCCGGGGGTCAGGCGGCGACGGTGAGTGCCTTGATGCGGTCGGGGCGGAAGCCCGACCAGTGGTCCTCACCGGCGACGACGACGGGGGCCTGGAGGTAGCCCAGGGCCATCACGTAGTCGCGGGCCTCCGGGTTCTCGCTGATGTCGACGACGTCGTATTCGAGGCCGGCCTTGTCGAGGGCGCGGTAGGTGGCGGTGCACTGGACGCAGGCAGGCTTGGTGTAGACGGTGATGTTCATGAATGCCCCTTTTTCCGACGGCCGTGGGCGGCCTGAAGACTGACTGCTGCGCGTTCGCCGAAAGCCCACTCCCGTCCGATCCCGCTTCCCCGAGAGACCGGCGGCTCTTGTGCCCTTTCGGCGGTCTAGACACTACACCTTGTGGCCGACGGATACATAGAACCCAGGATGTTGTGAGTTACAGACGTGATATTCCCAGGTCGCGACCTTCCCTTCCCGGCGTTTCCGACGGTTCTCGGCGTGTCGCGCGGGCACCCGCGCACCGAGACCTCGAGCACAGTGTCGGACGGCACTCGAGCGCAGTGCCGGACGGCACCTCGAACAGAGTGTGACGCGACCCACCGACCGCTTCCGGGAACGCTCTCGGTGAGCGCACCGAGGACCGTCCGTCACCGCTCCGGGAGCGCATCCAGAAGGTCGTCGAGGCGCACCGGCAGGTCCCGCACCCGCACCCCGGTCGCGTGCCACACGGCGTTCACGACGGCGGCGGCACTGCCGACGATGCCGATCTCGCCGATGCCCCGCGACCCCATCGGGGTGGCGTGGAGGTCCTCGTCGTCGAGCCAGTCGGCCTCCACCTCGCGGATGTCGGCGTGGGTGGGCACGTGGTACTCGGCGAGGTCGTGGTTGATCACGTGCCCGAACCGCGGGTCGCGGATGCTCTCCTCGAACAGGGCCATCGAGATGCCGAACGACATGCCTCCGATGAACTGCGACCGCGCGGTCCGCGGGTTGATGACCCGCCCGACGGAGAACAGCCCGAACATGCGGGGCACGGTGATCTCCCCGGTGTCGGCGTCGACTTGTACCTCGGCGAAGTGCGCACCGAAGGACTGCGCGGTGCAGTGTTCGAGTTCGCGGTTCTCCGCCGCGGTCGCGGACAGTTCGGCGCCGGGGGGTGGAGTGTCGCCGAAGCGTTTGCCGAACTGTTCGGCGGCGGTGACGATCGCGGTGCCCCAGGACGAGGTGCCCGACGATCCGCCCGCGACGGTGCCGTGGGGCAGGGCACTGTCGCCGATCTCGAGGTGGACGTCCTCGGGGCGGCAGTGCAGGGCGTCGGCGGCGATGAGGGTCAGGGCCGTCCAGGCACCGGTTCCCAGGTCGGTGGCGCCGATGCGGACGGAGAACCGGCCCTCGCCCAGGTGCCGGATGTGGGCCTCCGAGCCGGGGCTGACCATGTGAGGGTAGGTGGCCACGGCGACCCCGGTCCCGACGAGGGTGCGGCCCCGCAGCCGGGTGCCGGGGGCACGGTCGGCGGGGTCCCAGCCGAACCGTTCGGCGCCCTGCCGCAGGCATTCGACGAGGCGCCGAGAGGACCAGGGCAGCCCGGTCTCCGGGTCCGTCTCGGGTTCGTTGCGGATCCGCAGGTCGATCGGGTCGATGCCGAGTTCGGCGGCGAGTTCGTCCAGGGCGACCTCCCCGGCGAACATGCCGGGGGCCTCCCCGGGTGCCCGCATCCAGAAGGGTGCGGGGACGTCGAGGGTGATCGCGCGGTGGGAGGTGCGCACGTTCGGCACGTCGTAGAGATTGCGCAGCGGCACCGCGGCCTGCTCGACGAACTCGGTGACCCGCGACGACTGGGTGAACGCCTCGTGGACGAGACCGGTGAGCCGGCCCTCGTGGTCGGCGGCGAGCCGGATGTGGGAGGCCGTGGGGGCGCGGTAGCCGACGTAGCCGAACATGTCGTGGCGCGGGACGGCGAATTTCACGGCGCGGCCCGGCAAGGCGCGGGCGGCGAGGGCGCCGAGCACGTCGTGGGCGTGCGGGCCGCCCTTCGACCCGAATCCACCCCCGATGTAGGGGCAGATCACCCGCATGGCGGCGGCGTCGAGACCCAGTACGGGTGCCAGTGCCTCGACCACCCCGTGCGGGTGCTGGGTCGAGGTGTACAGGGTCAGGGTCGGTTCCCCGTCGGGTGCGGACTCCCGCCACAGCGCGACGACGGTGTGCGGTTCGAGGGGATTGTTGTGTTCCTCGGGGGTCGAGTACCACCGGTCGATCACCGTCTCCGCGTGGGCGAAGGCGGCATCGACGTCGCCGCGCTGTGTGTCGGGGTCGAAGCCGCCGTTGACGGTCTCCGGTGTGTAGGCGCCGGGGTGGTCGGCGTGGAAGACGACGTCGTGGTCGGCCGGGGTGTACTCGAGGTCGAGGAGATCGCATGCCTCCCGGGCGATCTCGGAGGTCTCGGCGACGACGGCCGCGACGATCTGGCCGCGATAGCGCACCTCGGGGTTCTGCAGGACGACGTACTCCCCCTCGGCCTCGCCGGTCAGTCGCGGGGCGTTCCACGGGGTGAGCACCGCCAGCACGCCGGGCATGTCCTCGGCGGCGGTGGTGTCGATCCGGTCGATGCTCCCGCGCGCGATCGTGGAGGTCAGCGGCACGAGATGCACGGGATCGGGAACGGGGTGCTCGTACGCGTAGGGGGCGGTACCGGCGACCTTGCGCGGGCCGTCGATGCGTGCCGTGGATCGTCCGCCCGCCCTGATCTGCTCGGGGCTCATGCCGTCCCTCCTCGTTCGGCTCGCTCGTGGAGTTCCCGCAGCACCGCGACGACGGTACGGCGCAGCAGCGGGATCTTGTAGGCGTTGCCGTCCAGCGGTCGGGCCTCGGCGAGTTCCGCGTCGGCCGCCTCGGCGAAGACGTCGTCGCCGGGTGGGCGGCCGAGCAGCACGGCCTCCGCGCGGTGGGCGCGCCAGGGCCGGTGGGCCACTCCCCCGAACGCGAGCCGGCAGTCCGTGACGGTGCCGTCGGCGATCGTCGTCTCGGCGGCCACCGAGACGAGCGCGAAGGCGTAGGAAGCGCGGTCGCGCACCTTGCGGTAGGTCGACAGTGCGGTGCGCGGCGGGGGGATACGGACCCCGATCACCAGGTCGTCCCGGGCGAGCACGGTGTCGCGGTCGGGTTCGTCTCCGGGCAGCCGGTGGAAGTCCTCGACGGCGATCGCCCGCTCACCGTCGGGGCCGAGCACGAGGACCTCGGCGTCGAGGGCGAGCATCGCCACGGCCATGTCGGAGGGGTGCGTGGCCACGCAGTGGTCGGAGGCTCCGAGGATCGCGTGATAGCGGGTGTAACCGCCGAGAGCCGAACAACCGCTGCCGGGTTCGCGTTTGTTGCAGGGGGTGCTCGTGTCGCGGAAGTACGGGCAGCGGGTCCGTTGGAGGAGGTTGCCGCCGGTGGTGGCGGCGTTGCGCAGTTGCGGTGAGGCGCCGGACAGCAGGGCGCGGGCGAGCATGGGATAGCGGCGGCGCACGAGCGGGTGGGCGGCGAGGTCGCTGTTGCGGACGTTGGCGCCGACGACGAGTCCGCCCTCGGTGGTCTCCTCGACCGTGTCGAGCGGGAGGTGGGAGATGTCGACGAGGACATCCGGATCCGCCACCCCGATCTTCAGGTGGTCGACGAGATTGGTGCCGCCGGCGAGGAAGACGGCTCCCGCGGTGTCGTGGACGAGAGCGACGGCCGCCTGCGGGTCGGCGGGTCGTTCGTAGCGCAGGGCCCTCATCGCTCGTCCTCCGCGGCGACCGCGCGGATGGCGGTGACGATGTTGGGATAGGCGACGCAGCGGCACAGGTTGCCGCTCATGCGTTCCCGGATCTCGACGTCGTCGAGGTCGCCCGGCTCGTCGAGATCGGCGGTGACGTAACTGGGGTCGCCGCGAGCGAACTCGTCGAGCATGCCGACGGCGGAACAGATCTGGCCGGGTGTGCAGTAGCCGCACTGGAAGGCGTCGTCCTCGACGAACCGTGTCTGCAGCGGGTGCGGTCCCGACTCGGCGAGCCCCCGGGCGGTGACGATCTCGGCGCCGTCGTGCGCGACGGCCAGCGCCAGGCAGGACAGGCTGCGGCGGCCGTCCAGCAGGACGGTGCAGGCACCGCACTGGCCGAGATCGCAGCCCTTCTTCGGGGAGGTCACCCCCAGCCGATCGCGCAGGGCGTCGAGCAGGGTGGTGCGGACGTCGACGGTCACGCGGTGATCGGTGCCGTCGACGCGCAGGCCGACGGCGCGTTCGTGCTCCCGGGGTGAGGCGTTCTCGGCTGGCATGGGTGGACCTCCGAACGGCTGGGCTGTGCTCGGGGCATTCCCGCCGCGGCGGCGATCCAATCGCGGGGTGGTCACCTTCCGCAGAACGGACGGAGCCGGAGACCCGTCGGGTCCCCGGCTCCGTGAAAGGCGGTCACACGACTCAGGCGTCGGCCAGCACCTTGGTGGCGGCGGCGAGGGCTTCGACGACACCCGCGATCTGCTGAGCGGTCTCGGCGTGCTCCTTGGCGTGCGCACCGGCGAACTTGCCGAAGGTCTCGCCGACGGACAGCGTGCCGCCCTCGACGACCTCGGCGCCCGCGATGCCCGCGACCTTGACGACGTCCTCGAGGGCCCACTTGGCGGCGTTCCGGCTCGGCGACTGGCTGACGACGGCGACGGCCTTGCCCTTCAGCGCGCCGGAGCCGTAGGGACGGGACAGCCAGTCGAGGGCGTTCTTGAGCACCGCGGAGACGGTGCCGTTGTACTCGGGGGTGACCAGCAGCACCGCGTCGGCGGTGGTGGCGGCCTCACGAAGCGCGGCGGCGGTGGCCGGGGTGCCCTCGCCGTCGATGTCCTCGTTGTAGAAGGGAACCTCGGCGAGTCCCTCGAAGAGGGTCACCTCGACGCCCTCCGCAGCGACGGCTGCGGCGGTCTCGGCGAGCTGACGGGAGACGGAACCATCGCGCAGGCTTCCGACAAGGGCGAGAACTCGGGTCATGGGAACATCCTCGGTTCGAAGTGATTGACGACGCAATGATAAACGGACCGCGGTCCACTTTCATTCCCGAGCGGCTACAGTGTGACCTTGTGAACACCCGCCCTCCGACCTCGACGGCCGGCCGGCCGTCCCGGCCGTCGGCGGACGAGCGCGCACTCCCCCTCGTGGACGAGCACACCGTCGAGCGCGGTGACGCCGCCCGCAACCGCACCCGGCTCCTCCGCGCCGCCGCGCTCCTCGTGGCCGAACGCGGGGTGGACGCGGTGACGATGGACGAGGTCGCCGCCCGCGCCGGGGTCGGCAAGGGCACCGTCTTCCGCCGGTTCGGCTCCCGGGCCGGCCTGATCCGCGCCCTGCTCGACCACAGCGAACGCGAACTCCAGGAGGGATTCCTCTTCGGGCCGCCGCCGCTCGGCCCGGGCGGTGAACCGCTCGAGCGACTCGTGGCGTTCGGCCGCGCCCGCATCGGACTCGTCGAGGTGCAGGGCGAACTGCT
This region of Rhodococcus sp. Z13 genomic DNA includes:
- the nrdH gene encoding glutaredoxin-like protein NrdH; this translates as MNITVYTKPACVQCTATYRALDKAGLEYDVVDISENPEARDYVMALGYLQAPVVVAGEDHWSGFRPDRIKALTVAA
- a CDS encoding xanthine dehydrogenase family protein molybdopterin-binding subunit, with translation MSPEQIRAGGRSTARIDGPRKVAGTAPYAYEHPVPDPVHLVPLTSTIARGSIDRIDTTAAEDMPGVLAVLTPWNAPRLTGEAEGEYVVLQNPEVRYRGQIVAAVVAETSEIAREACDLLDLEYTPADHDVVFHADHPGAYTPETVNGGFDPDTQRGDVDAAFAHAETVIDRWYSTPEEHNNPLEPHTVVALWRESAPDGEPTLTLYTSTQHPHGVVEALAPVLGLDAAAMRVICPYIGGGFGSKGGPHAHDVLGALAARALPGRAVKFAVPRHDMFGYVGYRAPTASHIRLAADHEGRLTGLVHEAFTQSSRVTEFVEQAAVPLRNLYDVPNVRTSHRAITLDVPAPFWMRAPGEAPGMFAGEVALDELAAELGIDPIDLRIRNEPETDPETGLPWSSRRLVECLRQGAERFGWDPADRAPGTRLRGRTLVGTGVAVATYPHMVSPGSEAHIRHLGEGRFSVRIGATDLGTGAWTALTLIAADALHCRPEDVHLEIGDSALPHGTVAGGSSGTSSWGTAIVTAAEQFGKRFGDTPPPGAELSATAAENRELEHCTAQSFGAHFAEVQVDADTGEITVPRMFGLFSVGRVINPRTARSQFIGGMSFGISMALFEESIRDPRFGHVINHDLAEYHVPTHADIREVEADWLDDEDLHATPMGSRGIGEIGIVGSAAAVVNAVWHATGVRVRDLPVRLDDLLDALPER
- the nrdI gene encoding class Ib ribonucleoside-diphosphate reductase assembly flavoprotein NrdI codes for the protein MTSQGLTPAPSLVYFSSTSENTHRFVQKLGIPAVRIPLHDREGSFEVHAPYVLIVPTYGGGTTVTGRDTRYVPKQVIRFLNNEHNRSLIRGVIAAGNTNFGESYCFAGDIVSRKCKVPYLYRFELMGTADDVERVREGLARFWESALQNA
- the nrdE gene encoding class 1b ribonucleoside-diphosphate reductase subunit alpha produces the protein MLNLYGPNGEIQFDKDVAAARQYFLQHVNQNTVFFHDLDEKLDYLVEENYYEPEVLDKYSRAFVKSLFQQAYAKKFRFPTFLGAFKYYTSYTLKTFDGKRYLERFEDRVCMVALTLADGDETLARQLVDEIISGRFQPATPTFLNSGKKQRGEPVSCFLLRIEDNMESIGRAINSALQLSKRGGGVALLLSNIREHGAPIKKIENQSSGVIPIMKLLEDSFSYANQLGARQGAGAVYLHAHHPDIYRFLDTKRENADEKIRIKTLSLGIVIPDITFELAKKNEDMYLFSPYDVERVYGKPFADIDVTEKYYEMVDDKRIRKSKIKAREFFQTVAELQFESGYPYIMFEDTVNRSNPIAGKITHSNLCSEILQVSTASEFNDDLSYKHIGKDISCNLGSLNIAKTMDSPDFAQTIETAIRGLTAVSDQTSITSVPSIERGNNESHAIGLGQMNLHGFLARERIFYGSEEGIDFTNIYFYTVLFHALKASNKIAIERGTYFKGFPESKYASGEFFDKYTDQVWEPATERVRELFAKSNVHIPTQDDWRELKASVQKHGIYNQNLQAVPPTGSISYINHSTSSIHPVASKIEIRKEGKIGRVYYPAPYMTNDNLEYFQDAYEIGYEKIIDTYAAATQHVDQGLSLTLFFKDTATTRDVNKAQIYAWRKGIKTLYYIRLRQMALEGTEVENCVSCML
- the nrdF gene encoding class 1b ribonucleoside-diphosphate reductase subunit beta — encoded protein: MTAAAHSPADGVRVKLIDRVSAINWNRVPDEKDAEVWDRLTGNFWLPEKVPVSNDIQSWGTLTEYEQELTMRVFTGLTLLDTIQGTVGAVSLIPDAVTPHEEAVLTNIAFMESVHAKSYSQIFSTLCSSRQIDDAFRWSEENEHLQRKAQIVLDYYKGDDPLKRKAASTLLESFLFYSGFYLPMYWSSRAKLTNTADVIRLIIRDEAVHGYYIGYKFQRGLEQITQTERDELKDWVFELLYELYDNETHYTADLYDQAGLTEDVKKFLRYNANKALMNLGYEALFPKDETDVNPAILSALSPNADENHDFFSGSGSSYVIGKAVITEDEDWDF
- a CDS encoding NUDIX hydrolase — translated: MPIPEFVAQLRSHVGTAPLWLPGVSAVVVDDDGRVLLTRRADNGMWAVVSGILEPGEEPAVAAVREVGEETGIDAEVVRLTSVDVTAPITYPNGDVARYLDVCFLLRAVGGRARVADDENLEVAWFAPGALPEPLTDTSRLRLEKALEGRAEAWFRRD
- a CDS encoding TetR/AcrR family transcriptional regulator, which produces MDEHTVERGDAARNRTRLLRAAALLVAERGVDAVTMDEVAARAGVGKGTVFRRFGSRAGLIRALLDHSERELQEGFLFGPPPLGPGGEPLERLVAFGRARIGLVEVQGELLRAAESASDSRYAAPAYLVSLAHVDTLLRAAGVTGDTRLLAASLMASLDATLVLYQWHELGHPLHRLADNWAELAHRVVTGRGTAESAGGVVP
- a CDS encoding 2Fe-2S iron-sulfur cluster-binding protein; this encodes MPAENASPREHERAVGLRVDGTDHRVTVDVRTTLLDALRDRLGVTSPKKGCDLGQCGACTVLLDGRRSLSCLALAVAHDGAEIVTARGLAESGPHPLQTRFVEDDAFQCGYCTPGQICSAVGMLDEFARGDPSYVTADLDEPGDLDDVEIRERMSGNLCRCVAYPNIVTAIRAVAAEDER
- a CDS encoding NAD(P)H-dependent oxidoreductase, which codes for MTRVLALVGSLRDGSVSRQLAETAAAVAAEGVEVTLFEGLAEVPFYNEDIDGEGTPATAAALREAATTADAVLLVTPEYNGTVSAVLKNALDWLSRPYGSGALKGKAVAVVSQSPSRNAAKWALEDVVKVAGIAGAEVVEGGTLSVGETFGKFAGAHAKEHAETAQQIAGVVEALAAATKVLADA
- a CDS encoding FAD binding domain-containing protein, which translates into the protein MRALRYERPADPQAAVALVHDTAGAVFLAGGTNLVDHLKIGVADPDVLVDISHLPLDTVEETTEGGLVVGANVRNSDLAAHPLVRRRYPMLARALLSGASPQLRNAATTGGNLLQRTRCPYFRDTSTPCNKREPGSGCSALGGYTRYHAILGASDHCVATHPSDMAVAMLALDAEVLVLGPDGERAIAVEDFHRLPGDEPDRDTVLARDDLVIGVRIPPPRTALSTYRKVRDRASYAFALVSVAAETTIADGTVTDCRLAFGGVAHRPWRAHRAEAVLLGRPPGDDVFAEAADAELAEARPLDGNAYKIPLLRRTVVAVLRELHERAERGGTA